In one Lepisosteus oculatus isolate fLepOcu1 chromosome 26, fLepOcu1.hap2, whole genome shotgun sequence genomic region, the following are encoded:
- the bcl7ba gene encoding B-cell CLL/lymphoma 7 protein family member B-A: protein MSGRSVRAETRSRAKDDIKKVMAAIERVRRWEKKWVTVGDTSLRIFKWVPVVDTKEKEKCKTNGSAGRELKGYPVDTGDTASENNRSVLLDFQDDNSNQSSLSDMYQPKVDSSSNSSPQPSEPVSPAPTSDFRTDDSQPPTLGQETLEESSLQTCEVADEPPTLTKEDLLPLNAQVDEESPEAGAPPLKRVCTEQSSVLQPSTLS from the exons ATGTCAGGCCGCTCGGTTCGGGCCGAGACCCGGAGCCGCGCCAAGGATGACATTAAGAAGGTGATGGCGGCCATAGAGAGGGTCCGGCGATG GGAGAAGAAGTGGGTGACTGTAGGCGACACCTCTCTGAGGATATTTAAGTGGGTGCCTGTCGTGGATACCAAGGAG AAAGAAAAGTGCAAAACCAATGGCAGCGCAGGGAGGGAGCTGAAGGGCTACCCTGTGGACACCGGGGATACGGCTTCAGAGAACAACCGCTCTGTCCTGCTGGACTTCCAGG ATGACAACAGTAACCAGAGCTCGCTGTCGGACATGTACCAGCCCAAGGTGGACAGCAGCAGCAACTCCAGCCCCCAGCCCAGCGAGCCGGTCAGCCCGGCCCCCACCTCCGACTTCCGCACCGACGACTCCCAGCCGCCCACCCTGGGGCAGGAGACGCTGGAAG AGTCGTCGCTGCAGACTTGCGAAGTTGCCGATGAGCCGCCCACTCTGACGAAGGAGGATCTGCTGCCTCTGAACGCCCAG GTGGATGAGGAGAGCCCTGAGGCAGGAGCCCCCCCGCTGAAGAGAGTCTGCACGGAGCAAAGCTCAGTCCTCCAGCCCTCGACTCTCAGCTAG
- the tbl2 gene encoding transducin beta-like protein 2 yields MELAALVAVSVLIGALVLLVAVALGKQRGGPKEEAEPREDAAAEKAEGEKHCASKRLKQQPRPRKERPQQHSFSHPLLASSLKGHSGNVTCLDFSSNGKYLASCADDRTVRIWSTKDFADRDHRCLRANVELDHATLVSFSPDSRAFITWLASAETIRVFKMLKKEDGSISFSAAPEDFPQKHKAPVINIGIAETGKFIMTASSDTTILIWDLKGEVLATINTNQMTNSYATISPCGRFVASCGFTPDVKVWEVCFGKMGDFREVVRAFDLKGHSAGVYSFAFSNDSRRMATVSKDGTWKLWDTDVEYKKQQDPYLLRTGQCQVAEPCRIALSPDARVAAISSGCNVALYSAAAGELEEELQGVHSEEIADMRFDINSRFLLTCGDRAIRVFHNAPGHQAAVREMQAMLKNASNEAMRQRLQLQIQEAQAALDSVCTPKD; encoded by the exons ATGGAGCTGGCTGCGCTGGTCGCCGTCTCCGTGCTGATCGGAGCCCTGGTGCTGCTGGTCGCCGTGGCCCTGGGCAAGCAGCGAGGCGGCCCGAAGGAGGAGGCCGAGCCGAGGGAGGACGCGGCCG CAGAGAAAGCGGAGGGAGAGAAGCACTGCGCCTCGAAAAGGCTGAAGCAGCAACCGCGCCCCCGCAAGGAGAGGCCGCAGCAGCACAGTTTCTCGCACCCGCTCCTGGCGTCCTCGCTGAAG GGGCACAGTGGGAACGTGACCTGCCTGGACTTCAGCAGCAACGGGAAGTACCTGGCCTCCTGCGCCGACGACCGCACAGTCCGCATCTGGAGCACCAAGGACTTCGCGGACCGGGACCACCGCTGCCTGCGGGCCAACGTGGAGCTGGACCACGCCACGCTGGTCAGCTTCAGCCCGGACTCCCG GGCCTTCATCACCTGGCTGGCGAGCGCAGAAACCATCCGCGTCTTCAAGATGCTGAAAAAGGAGGACGGCTCTATCAGTTTCAGCGCAGCTCCTGAGGACTTCCCTCAGAAGCACAAGGCGCCCGTCATCAACATCGGCATCGCAGAGACGG GCAAGTTCATCATGACAGCCTCCAGTGACACCACCATCCTGATCTGGGACCTGAAGGGGGAGGTCCTGGCCACTATCAACACCAACCAGATGACCAACTCTTATGCCACCATCTCTCCCTGTGGCAG GTTCGTGGCGTCCTGCGGCTTCACCCCGGACGTGAAGGTGTGGGAGGTGTGCTTCGGAAAGATGGGCGACTTCAGGGAAGTGGTCCGAGCCTTCGACCTGAAGGGCCACTCGGCTGGAGTCTATTCCTTCGCCTTCTCCAACGACTCGCGCAG GATGGCCACGGTGTCCAAAGACGGGACGTGGAAGCTGTGGGACACGGACGTGGAGTACAAGAAGCAGCAGGACCCCTACCTTCTGCGGACCGGCCAGTGCCAGGTGGCCGAGCCCTGCCGGATCGCCCTGTCCCCCGACGCCCGCGTGGCCGCCATCTCCAGCGGCTGCAACGTGGCGCTGTACAGCGCGGCCGCGGGcgagctggaggaggagctgcaGGGCGTGCACAGCGAGGAGATCGCAGACATGCGCTTCGACATCAACAGCCGCTTCCTGCTCACCTGCGGCGACCGGGCCATCCGCGTCTTCCACAACGCGCCGGGCCACCAGGCCGCCGTGCGCGAGATGCAGGCCATGCTGAAGAACGCCTCCAACGAGGCCATGCGCCAGAGACTGCAGCTGCAGATCCAGGAGGCCCAGGCCGCGCTGGACAGTGTGTGCACCCCCAAGGACTGA
- the nsun5 gene encoding 28S rRNA (cytosine-C(5))-methyltransferase, which translates to MALYVKAAEVLEKAERKESSVKTLVYNSQFQNIKQLFALVSETLKYSAVLEEIISSTGLLKEKKLKMHVAKVLVYDLLFGRGLKCGGSWKVLLLRQQPRLQAALARLKVRRKVCRNEDLLCAAGRDAAEDVVPRYVRVNTLKTNVEDVIDYLKRDGFSYLGQASRLEDLRRLSGKNFIGDLHLPELLVFPPRTDFHSHFLYQAGHIILQDKASCLPACLLQPPPGAHVLDACAAPGNKTSHLAALLGNKGKLFAFDLDPKRLATMSTLLLRAGVTCQELAAQDFLKVDPDDPKYGRVEYLLLDPSCSGSGMAGRRGERVAPEEEERRLQALAGFQLRCLRHALRFPSLRRLVYSTCSTHAQENEEVVQACLQEHGASYRLVPLLPSWQERGHAPLSQCLRASPSETLTHGFFVAMLERRGPGEEQEEQGRCSLPAASVTSSAAPPDSEAGEEPQQRAAAAETQTVGAKTRRKRKKKRRPAAQGD; encoded by the exons ATGGCCCTGTACGTGAAAGCCGCCGAGGTTCTTGAGAAAGCGGAGCGGAAGGAGAGCTCTGTGAAGACCCTGGTGTACAACAGCCAGTTCCAG AACATCAAGCAGCTCTTCGCGCTGGTCAGCGAGACGCTGAAGTACTCCGCTGTGCTCGAGGAGATCATCAGCAGCACAGGCCTGCTCAAGGAGAAGAAGCTGAAGATGCACGTTGCCAAG GTGCTGGTGTACGACCTGCTGTTCGGCCGCGGGCTCAAGTGTGGAGGCAGCTGGAAGGTCCTGCTCCTACGCCAGCAGCCTCGGCTGCAGGCTGCGCTGGCCAGGCTGAAGGTCAGGAGGAAGGTCTGCCGCAACGAGGACCTGCTCTGCGCCGCCGGCCGGGACGCGGCGG AGGATGTGGTGCCGCGCTACGTGCGTGTGAACACACTGAAGACCAATGTGGAGGATGTGATTGACTACTTGAAGAGAGATGGTTTCTCGTACTTGGGTCAGGCCAGCAG ACTAGAGGATTTGCGCAGGCTCTCCGGGAAGAATTTCATCGGTGACCTTCACCTCCCAGAGCTGCTCGTCTTTCCTCCCAGAACCGACTTCCACTCCCACTTCCTGTACCAGGCAGGACACATCATCCTGCAGGACAAG GCCAGCTGCCTCCCCGCCTGCCTCCTGCAGCCCCCTCCTGGGGCGCACGTCCTGGACGCCTGCGCCGCCCCTGGGAACAAGACCAGCCACCTGGCGGCGCTGCTGGGAAACAAGGG GAAGCTGTTCGCTTTCGACCTGGACCCCAAGCGCCTGGCCACCATGAGCACCCTGCTGCTGCGGGCGGGGGTCACGTGTCAGGAGCTGGCCGCTCAGGACTTCCTGAAGGTGGACCCCGATGACCCCAAGTACGGCCGGGTGGAGTACCTCCTGCTGGACCCGTCCTGCAGCGGGTCAG GGATGGCCGGTCGGCGGGGCGAGCGCGTGGccccggaggaggaggagcgccGACTGCAGGCCCTGGCGGGCTTCCAGCTGCGCTGCCTGCGCCACGCCCTCCGCTTCCCCAGCCTGCGGCGCCTCGTCTACTCCACCTGCTCCACGCACGCCCAGGAGAACGAGGAGGTCGTCCAGGCCTGCCTGCAGGAGCACGGCGCCAGCTACAG GCTGGTGCCGCTGCTGCCCAGCTGGCAGGAGCGTGGCCACGCCCCCCTGAGCCAGTGCCTGCGCGCCAGCCCCAGCGAGACGCTCACCCACGGCTTCTTCGTGGCTATGCTGGAGCGCCGGGGCCCcggggaggagcaggaggagcagggccGCTGCTCTCT CCCTGCTGCCTCTGTGACGTCGTCAGCAGCGCCCCCAGACAGCGAGGCCGGAGAGGAGCCCCAGCAGCGTGCCGCCGCCGCCGAGACACAGACAGTGGGCGCGAAgaccaggaggaagaggaagaagaagaggagacCTGCAGCACAGGGTGACTGA
- the pom121 gene encoding nuclear envelope pore membrane protein POM 121 translates to MSPREKRRIALISVALLAVAIFCFALYYIPTFLYVLFILGVCTVACFCHAGGPSQHTRLGPQPRPALAIPPALRRWLPGKTANGVPSAGRVSSRGHQGRPGKGELGDSAAPRGERRWEVRGAFQKEAEGGGNGSFVFSPRDLLMGSYLSKADSPGAGGASRELRERLARPNHAVHTPNRRLSFGDSLGAAGRFSITPQRHYPLQQPGCPSLGPLPPVQWDGCRRKNVLTPRNSPAARSPVTVKIARPEPSRTRSPLFDRLSSPLTALAPGLGASVDPCSKEAVLTALKEGRKREVEEEEGRSCSEGQESKRRRHDSSGSAHSAFEPLLANGVPSQLVPKPGTLKRGANALLTEETLMKRSRTSSVSSLSSGLAPSGVLGSARNPILSSYSSSRGCLQQKKTPALSLSPLSSPGSSRSQTPERPTKKLREEEAFSSTFLSAAKSDSTPKSQARETEKPSPAPTVPVAPSSPASRGTEGKRKRKIQLVSSRRGDSITLPPPPELGYSITVSDLDSEKKAALHRIRKVLEEPEPAKPTPAPAVPLFSQAAVSASSPLGTASLLLYTSTAGAPTPPSVSIAAPASNPGMAGIPPSSSSSSSSGVAPASSTAASPLLESLRKMQNSPALSTAPNTGSPAAGAETPKTPVVTFSMSSPPVLASSILGAAPVKTEPGPAPAQLPQPAASASQPSATPAAPPAASSGSQTGALSFGLASTAQPMAALSFATTTTTSAPNAKPLLSAFKPVFGAPAPAVTSSSAATTFKPVFGGSTASSAFGQPVGTTGGAATTSSATAATSAASIFTGLSASTSAPASGTQTPAKPAFGSWGAGASVSTAAPASTAGGAFQFSAAAAATAVSAAPTFNSSGSAFPFGKPAASTAPAQSAPQAAFTFGQGSSGQTPAAGAFGSFGAPPASTAPGPAASQATFAFGKPSFDGPATFGSAAPAAAAKPFTFGASGAAGATPFSFGGATTTTAAPSFGTPSQPAFGSGSAGFSFGTTTAAAAAPAFGSTTQTSAPLPVPTPSFSFGAAAGAQASAPPASQGAPQPTAGFSFGAGLSSAQFAAPAAPSPAFSFGASNAKDSKPAFGTPTPAFGQSSSGGPLPFGSPGTPAPGFGGLTSTPFGATPGASFSIGSGSKSSARQRLQARRQHPRKK, encoded by the exons ATGTCTCCCAGAGAGAAGCGGCGGATCGCGCTGATCTCTGTGGCGCTCCTGGCTGTCGCGATTTTCTGTTTCGCTCTTTATTACATACCGACTTTCCTTTACGTCTTGTTCATCCTTGGAGTGTGCACTGTCGCCTGCTTCTGCCACGCCGGCGGCCCGTCCCAACACACCAGGCTCGGCCCTCAGCCTCGGCCTGCCCTGGCCATCCCGCCGGCGCTCAGACGCTGGTTGCCGGGCAAGACCGCGAACGGCGTGCCCTCGGCGGGCCGGGTCAGCTCCCGGGGCCACCAGGGCCGCCCCGGCAAAGGCGAGCTTGGGGATTCGGCGGCGCCCAGAGGCGAGCGGCGCTGGGAGGTCCGGGGCGCTTTTCAGAAGGAGGCAGAAGGCGGCGGCAACGGCTCGTTTGTGTTCAGCCCCCGGGACCTGCTGATGGGGAGCTACCTCAGTAAGGCGGACAGCCCCGGAGCCGGCGGGGCGAGCAGGGAGCTCCGGGAGAGGCTGGCTCGGCCCAACCATGCCGTGCACACCCCCAACAGGAGACTGTCATTCGG GGACAGCCTGGGCGCGGCGGGCCGCTTCAGCATCACCCCCCAGCGGCACTACCCCCTTCAGCAGCCGGGCTGCCCCTCGCTGGGGCCGCTGCCCCCCGTGCAGTGGGACGGCTGCCGCAGGAAGAACGTCCTGACGCCACGCAACTCCCCGGCGGCGCGCAGCCCCGTGACGGTGAAGATCGCCCGGCCGGAACCCAGCCGGACCCGCTCCCCTCT GTTTGACCGGCTGTCCTCTCCGCTGACCGCGCTGGCTCCTGGGCTGGGGGCCTCGGTGGACCCCTGCTCGAAAGAAGCCGTCCTGACCGCGCTGAAGGAGGGGCGCAAGAGagaggtggaggaggaggagggaaggAGCTGCAGTGAGGGACAAGAGAGCAAGAGAAG GAGGCACGACAGCAGTGGGAGCGCCCACTCGGCTTTTGAACCACTGCTGGCCAACGGGGTTCCCTCCCAGCTGGTGCCCAA GCCGGGGACCCTGAAGCGCGGGGCGAACGCCTTGCTCACGGAGGAGACCCTCATGAAGAGATCTCGCACGTCCTCGGTCAGCTCCCTCAGCTCCGGCCTGGCCCCCAGCGGCGTGCTGGGCTCGGCCCGCAACCCCATCCTCAGCTCCTACAGCTCGTCGCGGGGCTGCCTGCAG cAAAAGAAGACCCCAGCTCTCAGCCTATCCCCCTTGTCCAGTCCTGGCTCCTCACGCTCCCAGACCCCAGAGAGACCAACCAAAAAGCTCAG GGAAGAGGAGGCATTCTCGTCCACCTTCTTGTCCGCAGCCAAGTCGGACTCGACCCCGAAGAGCCAGGCCAGAGAGACAG AGAAACCCTCACCGGCGCCCACGGTGCCCGTGGCGCCCTCCTCACCGGCCTCGCGGGGCACGGAAGGCAAGCGCAAGCGCAAGATCCAGCTGGTGTCCAGCCGCAGGGGAGACAGCATTACCCTG CCGCCGCCCCCTGAGCTGGGATACTCGATCACTGTGAGTGACCTGGATTCGGAGAAGAAAGCAGCTCTTCACAGGATCAGAAAAGTCCTGGAGGAACCTG AGCCAGCCAAACCCACGCCAGCCCCTGCTGTACCCCTGTTCTCGCAGGCGGCAGTGTCTGCTTCTTCCCCCTTGGGCACTGCCAGCCTGTTGCTCTACACGAGCACCGCCGGCGCCCCAACACCCCCTTCAGTCAGCATCGCGGCTCCAGCCAGCAACCCAGGCATGGCCGGCATAcccccctcttcctcctcctcctcctccagtggTGTCGCTCCAGCCTCCAGCACAGCTGCCAGCCCCCTGCTGGAGTCCCTGCGGAAGATGCAGAACAGCCCTGCACTGAGCACTGCCCCCAACACAG GCTCTCCTGCAGCTGGTGCAGAGACGCCAAAGACCCCCGTGGTGACGTTCAGCATGAGCAGCCCTCCAGTCCTGGCTTCTTCGATCCTAGGCGCTGCCCCGGTGAAGACGGAGCCTGGCCCGGCCCCGGCCCAGCTGCCCCAGCCTGCTGCCTCTGCCAGCCAGCCCTCGGCTACCCCGGCGGCGCCGCCCGCGGCGAGCTCCGGCAGCCAGACGGGCGCGCTGAGCTTCGGGCTGGCGAGTACGGCGCAGCCCATGGCGGCCCTCTCCTtcgccaccaccaccaccacctccgCACCCAACGCCAAGCCCCTACTTTCCGCCTTCAAGCCTGTTTTTGGGGCACCGGCACCAGCTGTCACCAGCAGCTCGGCGGCGACCACGTTCAAGCCGGTGTTCGGGGGCAGCACGGCGAGCAGTGCTTTCGGGCAGCCAGTCGGGACGACCGGCGGTGCAGCGACGACCTCCTCGGCGACCGCGGCGACCAGCGCAGCCTCCATTTTCACTGGGCTTTCCGCCAGCACGTCCGCCCCTGCGTCTGGCACCCAGACGCCGGCTAAGCCTGCTTTCGGGAGCTGGGGCGCAGGAGCCagcgtcagcacagctgccccgGCCAGCACCGCCGGCGGCGCGTTCCAGTtctccgccgccgccgccgcgacCGCCGTCAGCGCAGCCCCCACCTTCAACTCCTCCGGCTCGGCGTTCCCGTTCGGCAAGCCGGCGGCCAGCACGGCCCCGGCTCAGAGCGCACCGCAGGCCGCCTTCACCTTCGGCCAGGGTTCCAGCGGCCAGACCCCCGCGGCCGGCGCCTTCGGCAGCTTCGGGGCGCCGCCCGCCAGCACCGCCCCGGGCCCCGCGGCGAGCCAGGCCACCTTCGCCTTCGGGAAGCCCTCCTTCGACGGGCCGGCCACGTTCGGCAGCGCGGCGCCAGCGGCGGCAGCCAAGCCCTTCACTTTCGGGGCCAGTGGGGCAGCAGGGGCCacccccttcagttttgggggGGCCACCACCACCACGGCTGCCCCCTCCTTCGGGACTCCCAGCCAGCCGGCTTTCGGCAGCGGCTCCGCCGGCTTCTCCTTCGGCACCACGACCGCTGCCGCTGCTGCGCCGGCCTTCGGCTCCACCACGCAGACCTCCGCCCCCCTGCCCGTCCCCACCCCCAGCTTCTCCTTCGGAGCTGCAGCCGGCGCTCAGGCCAGCGCGCCCCCCGCCAGCCAGGGCGCCCCCCAGCCCACTGCGGGCTTCAGCTTCGGGGCGGGCCTGTCCAGCGCGCAGTTCGCCGCCCCCGCTGCCCCGTCGCCGGCCTTCAGTTTTGGGGCCAGCAACGCCAAGGACAGCAAGCCTGCCTTCG GGACTCCGACTCCGGCTTTTGGGCAGAGCTCCTCTGGAGGACCCCTCCCCTTTGGGAGCCCTGGCACTCCAGCCCCAGGCTTCGGCGGCCTAACATCCACACCTTTTG GCGCCACGCCAGGAGCCTCCTTCTCCATCGGCTCTGGCTCCAAGTCCTCTGCCCGGCAGCGACTGCAGGCTCGGCGCCAGCACCCGAGGAAGAAGTGA